The Fusobacterium sp. DD2 genome includes a region encoding these proteins:
- a CDS encoding type II toxin-antitoxin system HicA family toxin, with amino-acid sequence MSSKDLMKLLKKDGWYLDRVKGSHYQFKHPYKQGIVTLPHPRKDLPKKTLESIFKQARL; translated from the coding sequence ATGAGCTCAAAAGACCTTATGAAACTACTCAAAAAAGATGGTTGGTATCTTGATAGAGTGAAAGGGAGTCACTATCAGTTTAAACACCCTTACAAACAGGGTATAGTGACATTACCACATCCTAGAAAAGATTTACCTAAGAAAACCCTTGAGAGTATTTTCAAACAAGCAAGGTTGTAA
- a CDS encoding GGGtGRT protein, giving the protein MALFESYERRIDKINSVLNSYGIKSLEEAQEITKNAGLDVYNQIKSIQPICFENACWAYIAGAAIAIKKGCKKASEAAAAIGEGLQSFCIPGSVADIRKVGLGHGNLAKMLLEEDTECFCFLAGHESFAAAEGAIGIAEKANKVRKKPLRVILNGLGKDAAQIISRINGFTYVETQYDYSTGELKEVFRKSYSKGLRSKVNCYGANDVREGVAIMHRENVDVSITGNSTNPTRFQHPVAGTYKKERIEQGKKYFSVASGGGTGRTLHPDNMAAGPASYGMTDTLGRMHSDAQFAGSSSVPAHVEMMGIIGAGNNPMVGMTVAVAVAIEEAMKNK; this is encoded by the coding sequence ATGGCTTTATTTGAATCATATGAAAGAAGAATAGATAAGATTAATTCTGTACTTAATAGTTACGGAATAAAATCATTAGAGGAAGCTCAGGAAATCACTAAAAATGCCGGGCTTGACGTATATAATCAGATTAAATCAATTCAGCCAATATGCTTTGAAAATGCATGCTGGGCGTATATAGCTGGAGCTGCAATTGCTATTAAAAAAGGATGTAAAAAGGCATCAGAAGCAGCTGCGGCAATAGGAGAGGGGCTGCAATCTTTCTGTATTCCTGGTTCAGTTGCAGATATTAGAAAGGTTGGATTGGGACATGGTAACCTTGCTAAGATGTTACTTGAAGAGGATACTGAGTGTTTCTGTTTCCTAGCTGGGCATGAATCATTTGCAGCAGCAGAAGGGGCAATAGGAATAGCTGAAAAGGCTAATAAAGTTAGAAAAAAACCACTTAGAGTAATCTTAAATGGTCTTGGAAAAGATGCAGCACAGATTATTTCAAGAATAAATGGATTTACATATGTGGAAACTCAGTATGACTATTCTACAGGAGAGCTTAAAGAGGTATTCAGAAAATCATACTCTAAAGGATTGAGATCTAAGGTAAACTGCTATGGTGCCAATGATGTTAGAGAGGGAGTTGCAATAATGCACAGGGAAAATGTTGATGTATCAATTACAGGTAACTCAACTAACCCTACAAGATTTCAGCACCCAGTAGCAGGAACTTATAAGAAGGAACGTATTGAACAGGGTAAAAAATACTTTTCAGTGGCTTCAGGTGGAGGAACAGGAAGAACACTTCACCCAGATAATATGGCTGCAGGACCAGCTTCTTATGGTATGACTGATACTCTTGGTCGTATGCACTCAGATGCTCAGTTTGCAGGATCTTCTTCAGTACCTGCCCATGTTGAGATGATGGGAATTATTGGAGCAGGAAATAACCCTATGGTTGGAATGACAGTTGCAGTAGCTGTTGCAATAGAAGAGGCTATGAAAAATAAATAA
- a CDS encoding type II toxin-antitoxin system HicB family antitoxin — protein sequence MNLTYPAIITHEDNVYYIGFPDFEKDFYNTYGDTFEEAIEMGKEYLVLNLEELENEKKDFPISSSIATLKKLLKPNQELVYINLNYEYEKSLIKIAYVKKTLTIPSYLDILAKNKNINFSQVLQEALKKKLLNK from the coding sequence ATGAACTTAACATATCCAGCAATTATAACCCACGAGGATAATGTTTATTACATTGGTTTTCCTGATTTTGAAAAAGATTTTTATAACACTTATGGTGACACATTTGAAGAAGCTATTGAGATGGGAAAAGAGTATTTAGTTTTAAATTTAGAAGAGTTAGAAAATGAAAAAAAAGATTTTCCTATTTCTAGTTCAATTGCAACATTAAAGAAATTACTAAAACCTAATCAGGAGTTAGTATATATAAATTTAAACTATGAATATGAAAAATCTTTAATAAAGATTGCTTATGTTAAAAAGACATTGACAATCCCTAGTTATTTAGATATTCTGGCAAAAAATAAAAACATTAACTTTTCACAAGTATTACAGGAAGCTTTAAAGAAAAAACTATTAAATAAATAA